The genomic window CCTCTTGGGAAACTGACGAGATCTTCTTGATGCCGGGCATGCCCTCCAGCGCTTTTTCAATCCTGCGCGAAACCCCTCGATCCACCTGTTCGGCACTGGCTCCGGGATACACGGTTGTTATCGATACCGATGTAGGAGGTAAAGCTGGAAACCCTTCAATCCTGATTGACTGGAGTGAAAAAAAACCTGCAACAAGAACCAACAGCATCAAAAGATTCGCAGCCACGGGATTCCTGACAAACCAGGACGATAACGCATGCATCGTTTTTACCCTCTACTTTTTTTACCCTCTACTTATTCATTAGATCGGCCGGACAGCCAAACCACTGACAAAACTCGAGTTTGGTGATACAACTACCCTCAGAGGCCCTTCCATGTTTTTCGGAACAGAGACATATATCTCCCCTTGCCCGTAAAACACCGGCTCAGGTTTTCGAGCCTGCAGCCTGTTATCTTTATCCACGAACCATACAAATCCTTCTTTGGTCAGTGATGCTTCGGGAATGCGTAATAAATCAGGTATATCCTTTCCGGTCAATTCAACCCGAACGAACGCTCCGGGCAACAGAGGTGATCGTTGCTCAAAAGGCTTGTTCACCTGCATAAAAATCGTCCGCATGCGTGATTCACGAACCAGACGGCGACTGTCACGCACAACTTCAGCCCTCCATTCTGCATGCTGATAAGAATCTTTCAATACGACCTCGGTACCGAATATCGATTCCGGCAAAAGAGCCCATTGGTCAGGATTGAGCCGAACCGACACCTCAACAGTTTCCATGCCGAACAACGTAGCCACTTCATCACCGGCGAACAACGATTCCCCGGGATTAACGTTTCGCTGCATAACGACAGCATCAAACGGAGCACGAATTTCCGTATCTGCAAGCAACCTTTCAGCATGCACAAGTGCTGAACGGGCTGCATCCAGCTCAGCTCGCGCAGCCTTCAGTTGCGGTTCACGAAATACCAGCGGAGAAGCGGGTTCACCCTTTATTCCCGATCTCTGCCAATTCTTTTTTGCCTCTCGGGCCTCTCCTTGTGCCGTCAACAAATTGACCTTAGCCACTGCCAGACGATTTTTCGCTTCGGCAACAGCCATATCATAATTGCTCTTTTCAACTTGTAAGAGCAATTCACCTCGTGTTACAGTGCTCCCTGCATACAGCTTTTCCGAAAAAAAGACAATCTGTCCTTCAACCTGCGTCTTGACAGTAGCTTCGCATAACGGGACAACCTCCCCAAACACGGTAATAACAGCCGAATAAGTGCCCGGCTCAATTCGCTCGACAGAGACAGGCATTCCCCTTTCCTTCGTATCAGCTTTCCCGGCAGCGCTTTTTTCCGGAGGTTTCGATGACAGCGCAACAACGACAAGAAAACCACACACCGCCACCACCACCAGAAATCCCCATAACCGTTTCTTTTTTTGCCATGTATGCCGTTTACAAAAAGACATCGTTCAATGTTTCTGTACATGATTGGAAAAACCCTGCCCTAAAGCCAGAGACATCTCGATCCGGTTACTTAACCTCCTGGCATCCACATCGTTCAAGCGCAGTCTTGCCGCAACCTCCTGCTCTTTCGCCCTGAGCATGTCCTGTATATTGTCCAGCCCCTGACGATATCTCTCTTCATGATAGCGGCTGCTTTTTTCAGACTCCCTGACCGCGATCCTGAGCGCATGAGACTGGATTTCGAGCTCCCGCTCGTTGCTCAAGGCATCCTCCACTTCCTTCAACGCACGAAGGACTGTTTCATACAATTCCGCCAATTCAGCTTCAACCTCGACTTTTCGTGCACGTGATTCGTTAATAATCCGCCCGCTTTCAAACAAAGGTTGAAACAATGACCCAAGAACACCCCAGTAAGGAGCTGAACCGGCAATAGCATTTAGACTGGCTGACTCCTTGAAAATCTTTCCTGATAGACTCAATTGCGGGAGCATTGCTTTTTCTGCTGAACGTGAAAGATGTTGCGCCGATATTACCCGTTCAAGAGCCACCCGTATATCCGGACGTTTCAGGAGCGTAACAGCGGGAATTTCAACGTGAGGATGGGCAATCGAGGGTAGCTCTTCATTCGAGAGCAGTTGTCCTGTCGGATATCTCCCCAACAGCACCTCCAGTGACCGTATTGACCGGTGAAAAGCTGCTTTTTGCTCACTTATATCAGCTCTGGCAACCTCTGTACAGCTTTTCGCGTCCGATAATTCACCAAAAGTTCCGACACCGCTTCTGTACCGTTCAACCGCAACCTCTTCGATACGCTGCAAAAAACCGAGGCGTTTTTTTTCCATTGCCAATGAACGGCGAACGGCAGCCAGCTCAACCCACATTTGAATAACGCGGGCGGCCAGCGCATCTCTTGCGTGCAGATAATCGTGTTCCTGAGCATAAAACGCATGTTTCGATGCAGCATGTTCATCCGCCAGCCTCCCCCAGAGATCAATCTCCCAACTCACCCCAAGAGAAACCCTGTATTTATCTTCATGTATACGTTTCCCGGTCAATGCATCCACTCCCTGGTCACTCTTTTCCCGGGAAAAATCGATATCTGCACGGGGCAGCAATTTTGATCC from Prosthecochloris marina includes these protein-coding regions:
- a CDS encoding efflux RND transporter periplasmic adaptor subunit; translated protein: MSFCKRHTWQKKKRLWGFLVVVAVCGFLVVVALSSKPPEKSAAGKADTKERGMPVSVERIEPGTYSAVITVFGEVVPLCEATVKTQVEGQIVFFSEKLYAGSTVTRGELLLQVEKSNYDMAVAEAKNRLAVAKVNLLTAQGEAREAKKNWQRSGIKGEPASPLVFREPQLKAARAELDAARSALVHAERLLADTEIRAPFDAVVMQRNVNPGESLFAGDEVATLFGMETVEVSVRLNPDQWALLPESIFGTEVVLKDSYQHAEWRAEVVRDSRRLVRESRMRTIFMQVNKPFEQRSPLLPGAFVRVELTGKDIPDLLRIPEASLTKEGFVWFVDKDNRLQARKPEPVFYGQGEIYVSVPKNMEGPLRVVVSPNSSFVSGLAVRPI
- a CDS encoding efflux transporter outer membrane subunit, with translation MKKPVTVLLAASLIFITACSGIRKFPETKLPEDLPAAWKTDFPIERLPVTSGLLDLFDDKRLRVLVNEAVSSNPNLKATALRLRASNYLLSGMGSKLLPRADIDFSREKSDQGVDALTGKRIHEDKYRVSLGVSWEIDLWGRLADEHAASKHAFYAQEHDYLHARDALAARVIQMWVELAAVRRSLAMEKKRLGFLQRIEEVAVERYRSGVGTFGELSDAKSCTEVARADISEQKAAFHRSIRSLEVLLGRYPTGQLLSNEELPSIAHPHVEIPAVTLLKRPDIRVALERVISAQHLSRSAEKAMLPQLSLSGKIFKESASLNAIAGSAPYWGVLGSLFQPLFESGRIINESRARKVEVEAELAELYETVLRALKEVEDALSNERELEIQSHALRIAVRESEKSSRYHEERYRQGLDNIQDMLRAKEQEVAARLRLNDVDARRLSNRIEMSLALGQGFSNHVQKH